One Periophthalmus magnuspinnatus isolate fPerMag1 chromosome 8, fPerMag1.2.pri, whole genome shotgun sequence genomic window carries:
- the LOC117374335 gene encoding amine sulfotransferase-like — protein METFKEYKEYKGHNYDDRLTSAEYIESLQSFDIREDDVFLVTYPKSGTVWTQQIIISIYELTGEVKEAPFNSMQMPWLEINPMKENYSKRPSPRLFTSHLSPGLMPPGLKDKRAKIIYVMRNPKDNMVSYYKFRYANISFEEFLEKYLAGDVLVSSWFVHIREWRSAFDQFNILYLTYEDMIMDLRGAVVKICQFLCKNLSDADIDKVVEKSTFESMKDNPKANYTLIPFLPKSLNFGVFLRKGRIGDWKNTFTVAQSERVDRILEERLGDMNLKFIWE, from the exons ATGGAAACCTTCAAAGAATATAAAGAATATAAAGGCCATAACTATGATGACCGTTTGACCTCTGCTGAGTACATCGAATCACTGCAGAGCTTTGACATACGAGAGGATGATGTGTTTTTGGTCACTTATCCCAAATCAG GGACTGTCTGGACCCAGCAGATCATCATCTCCATCTATGAGCTCACTGGAGAAGTGAAGGAAGCTCCATTTAACTCAATGCAGATGCCATGGCTGGAGATAAACCCGATGAAGGAGAACTATTCAAAAAGACCATCTCCTCGTCTGTTCACCAGCCATCTCTCACCTGGCCTCATGCCTCCAGGGTTAAAGGACAAAAGAGCAAAG ATTATATATGTGATGCGGAATCCAAAAGACAACATGGTCTCCTACTATAAATTCAGATATGCCAACATCAGCTTTGAGGAGTTTTTGGAGAAGTACTTGGCAGGAGATG TCcttgtttcatcctggtttgtTCACATCCGAGAGTGGCGTTCAGCCTTTGACCAGTTCAACATCCTCTATCTGACCTATGAGGACATGATAATG gaCCTAAGAGGAGCCGTGGTGAAAATCTGCCAGTTCTTGTGTAAAAATCTCAGTGATGCAGACATTGACAAAGTTGTGGAAAAATCAACATTTGAATCGATGAAGGACAATCCCAAAGCCAACTACACATTGATACCATTTTTGCCAAAAAGTTTAAACTTTGGAGTCTTCCTGCGCAAAG GGCGCATTGGAGACTGGAAGAACACATTCACTGTTGcgcagagtgaaagagtggaccGAATCCTGGAGGAGAGACTTGGAGACATGAATCTAAAGTTTATCTGGGAATAA